In the genome of Xanthomonas translucens pv. cerealis, one region contains:
- a CDS encoding NAD(P)-dependent alcohol dehydrogenase, whose amino-acid sequence MSQANGYAALTSDQPLTPYVFERRTTGPHDVSIEILYCGVCHSDLHTARNEWHNTQYPSVPGHEIVGRVTAVGDQVDAFKVGDLAGVGCMVDSCRHCASCADGEEQYCENGFIGTYNGPMFGGENTYGGYSDHIVVDQNYVLRISHAEKDLAAVAPLLCAGITTYSPLNHWRVGPGKKVGIVGLGGLGHMGVKIAHAMGAHVVLFTTSAGKKDDALRLGADEVVVSKLPQEMAMHANSFDFILNTVAASHDLDAFLALLKRDGTMTLVGAPAEPHPSPTVFNLIMKRCQLAGSLIGGIRETQEMLDFCAKHGIVSDIETIEMAQINEAYERMLKGDVKYRFVIDMASLENAKQAA is encoded by the coding sequence ATGAGCCAAGCCAACGGATACGCCGCACTGACGTCCGATCAGCCGCTGACCCCCTATGTGTTCGAGCGCCGTACGACGGGACCGCACGACGTCAGCATCGAGATCCTCTACTGCGGCGTCTGCCATTCCGACCTGCATACCGCGCGCAACGAGTGGCACAACACCCAGTATCCGTCCGTACCGGGGCATGAAATCGTCGGGCGTGTCACTGCGGTCGGCGACCAGGTCGATGCCTTCAAGGTCGGCGATCTGGCCGGTGTCGGTTGCATGGTCGATAGCTGCCGGCATTGCGCCTCCTGCGCCGACGGCGAAGAGCAGTACTGCGAAAACGGTTTTATCGGTACCTACAACGGTCCCATGTTCGGCGGCGAGAACACCTATGGCGGCTACTCCGACCATATCGTGGTCGATCAGAACTACGTGCTGCGCATCAGCCACGCCGAAAAGGACCTCGCGGCGGTGGCGCCGTTGCTATGCGCCGGCATCACCACCTATTCGCCGCTGAACCATTGGAGGGTCGGGCCGGGCAAGAAGGTCGGTATCGTCGGCTTGGGCGGCCTGGGCCACATGGGGGTGAAGATTGCGCACGCGATGGGCGCGCATGTGGTGCTGTTCACCACCTCGGCCGGCAAGAAGGACGATGCCTTGCGTCTGGGCGCTGACGAAGTGGTGGTGTCCAAATTGCCGCAGGAGATGGCCATGCATGCCAACAGCTTCGACTTCATCCTCAATACGGTCGCCGCCTCGCATGACCTGGACGCATTCCTGGCCCTGCTCAAGCGCGATGGCACGATGACGCTGGTCGGCGCGCCGGCCGAGCCGCATCCGTCGCCGACGGTGTTCAACCTGATCATGAAGCGCTGCCAGCTGGCCGGCTCGCTGATCGGCGGCATTCGCGAGACCCAGGAGATGCTCGACTTCTGTGCGAAGCACGGCATCGTATCGGACATCGAGACGATCGAGATGGCGCAGATCAACGAGGCCTACGAGCGCATGCTCAAGGGCGACGTGAAGTATCGCTTCGTCATCGACATGGCCAGCCTGGAGAACGCCAAGCAGGCCGCTTGA